One window from the genome of Hemitrygon akajei chromosome 4, sHemAka1.3, whole genome shotgun sequence encodes:
- the LOC140727083 gene encoding trophoblast glycoprotein-like, with the protein MCDPRGVELRSRRLYRLRLLALLAAAAPFLSGVSPCPMACQCLDEWQVECRDANLTCVPREIPPRTRRLAVTGNSIPILGEAAVAGNGAALALLHTLDLRGNRIQTIAPSAFRGLPSLKTLNLSENALGSIARDAFLGLFQLETLGMNRALQDLPGRQLWPALDPGYLPNLTHLHLARNHLSDLPDDLSTNTKWETLDLTGNQLPGVGEGTIARLEDQAIVKVYLSSNPLRCDCGLRAMYQWLKNSSQVGDVQELTCAHPESLNGTLLGQLTPEDLRCPETDAASYVFLGIVLALIGATFLMVLYLNRKGIKRWASNFREACRDQMEGYEYRYEGEHEHGVASVSAVI; encoded by the coding sequence ATGTGTGACCCGCGGGGTGTTGAGCTCAGATCCCGGAGGTTGTACCGCCTGCGTCTCCTCGCCCTCCTGGCCGCAGCGGCGCCCTTCCTGTCCGGAGTCTCCCCGTGCCCCATGGCGTGCCAGTGCCTAGACGAGTGGCAGGTGGAGTGCAGAGACGCCAACTTAACCTGCGTGCCACGGGAGATCCCCCCACGCACCCGGAGACTGGCAGTGACCGGCAACAGCATCCCGATTCTGGGAGAGGCAGCGGTGGCGGGGAACGGCGCGGCCCTggctctcctccacaccctcgaTCTCCGGGGTAACCGCATCCAGACTATAGCACCCTCCGCCTTCCGGGGCTTACCCAGTCTGAAGACACTGAACCTCAGCGAGAATGCGCTGGGCTCCATCGCCCGCGACGCCTTCCTGGGACTCTTCCAGCTGGAGACTCTGGGCATGAACCGAGCCCTCCAGGATCTGCCTGGCCGGCAACTCTGGCCGGCGTTGGACCCCGGATACCTCCCCAACCTCACCCACCTCCACCTGGCGAGGAACCACCTGAGCGACCTCCCAGACGACCTGTCCACCAACACCAAGTGGGAGACGCTCGACCTGACGGGGAACCAGTTGCCTGGCGTCGGCGAAGGGACCATTGCCCGGCTGGAAGATCAGGCTATTGTGAAAGTTTATCTGTCCTCCAACCCGTTGCGGTGCGACTGTGGGCTACGGGCCATGTACCAGTGGCTGAAGAACTCATCGCAAGTTGGGGACGTGCAGGAGCTGACCTGCGCCCACCCCGAGTCCCTGAACGGGACCCTCCTGGGGCAATTGACTCCCGAGGACCTCCGGTGCCCAGAAACCGACGCCGCTTCGTACGTCTTCCTGGGGATTGTCCTGGCTCTCATCGGAGCCACCTTCCTCATGGTCCTCTACCTCAACAGGAAAGGCATCAAGCGGTGGGCCAGCAACTTCCGGGAGGCGTGCCGCGACCAGATGGAGGGGTACGAGTATCGGTACGAGGGTGAACACGAACATGGGGTGGCTAGTGTTTCAGCTGTGATCTAG